Genomic segment of Hydra vulgaris chromosome 11, alternate assembly HydraT2T_AEP:
GTAGACTCCTGGGTGGCTGTTCATTTgtagtttagatttatttcttgatgTTAATATTGCTTCTAGGTTCAGGTTTGATTTAAAGACCGTTTTATATCCTGCCTTCCTAAACACCTTACGTAATTTGGGAGACAATATTGGTACCCAAGGTAATGAAATTGTTGGATACGTACTGGTGatgttttcattgtttttagtAGTCACTAGTGATTTTTTGATCTTtcgttttatttcatttatgattttcacaacaaattaactgggACAGTTGCAGAACTGTAAAAGTTGATGCTGAAAAGTTTGATAGGAAAATTCGTGAGGCACTCGaaatacagtaccaccaatgtgCCCCTCAACAAAACGGTATCAATTTAGACGAGGGTCAATATGTGTCAACAAAATTTTGGACGCCATTTATGGCGCACTTACGTCAGAAAAAGATGAAGCCATCCCattgacataaaataaaactgccgttttaaaaataagatacaaataaacaaaaaaaaacaacaaaaaaaacaaaaaaaaaaactttaaagctgaagacgctggtcacaacaatccagcgaaaatttctttaataaaaataaaaaaaaaatttagtatcgAGAGAAACTCGTAttaattgatgtttataaaataataatttacatactctCATACGTGATGTCtacattcaaaaattattttacagcaAAATACGGTGctgaaatatataacaaaacaacaacattacaaaaaataaagaaaaatatggcAAAGTCAAAAAATCAATACATCTTTCTACAAAAATGCGTCAAACACAAACTCATCCCAAAGTCATTACAAATTAATTGTtctattaataacaataaaagtaaagtaaattaTTCAACGTTGCAGGTTTGAACTTCTTATTTCTCTGAAAAATGATTTACGAACGcggttttttaaacaaactaataCAGTTAAATTCATTGAAAAGGAACTCATGAAAATCCTTGAAACGAAGGATTATGAAGCAGTAAAAAGAATCACTGAAAAAGCACGAGAAAATACGTTCATGAAATCAAGAGACAgattaatcaaaaatttcaaacttcTTCAAGATCAACGCGTTAAGCGAACATCCTATTCGACAATCTATACTAAAGAagctgttttaaatttatacaacaCAGAAATTTCAGAACAGCAAAAAAATCTCCTTAACCTTGGACCAAAATTTGTACCTACAATAAAATCTCTTCCGTATCTTGACATCATCTCAATAACTGAGTCATCAGCACTAAAACTTGAATACAACAAAAAAGATGAAGCCGCGCAAACGCTGAGGAGAGAAGTTTTAAGagaattaaaactaaacaaaaataataaaaatgacaaccTGACTCGTGAACAAAGGAAAGCActtacacaattaaaaaaagataacaatatTGATATATACCTATTTGATAAAGGAATGGGCTTTGTAACGATCCCTCAtgataaagcaataaaaaagattcaagaACAAATTGGGCCAACTAAAATTATCAATGAGGATCCGACACAAAGTTACGCAATGAAAATCAAAGTCCaactatcaaaattaaataaaaaaggtcgGTTCACAAAAGATGAATATCAGCAAATTTATCCCAGTGACCCAATACCACCTCGTATGTatggtgtagttaaggcacaTAAGCCTGAACAATCTTACCCAATGAGAATTGTAGTATCCACAATAGGCACACCAAACTACGGAATCTCAAATTACATAGTAAAACTAATACAACcaatattaaatgaaaaccCAACTCGATTAAAAAATTCACAACAATTCGTAGAAAAAGCAAAATCGTGGGACATATCCAGTGACGAAGTTCAGGTATTATTGGACGTTATAAACTTATACCCATCAATTTCTCTTAAAGAAGCTGCTGAAGTACTCATAAGGTTATTGGAGGTGAgcgataattttaaaaaagcgacaaaattaaatataaaagaaaaaaaaactctgatAGAACTATGTTTATACCGACCATACTTTTTATGGAACAACGAAATACACGAACTTGAAAATTCAGGTCCGATAGGTCTTTCATTTATGGTAGTTTTACCTAAATCTTTTCTTCAACATCTTGAAAAAAGAGCACTTAATACAGCGCTGAAAAACAACCCACTTATTGatttaaagtcattttataGATACGTAGATGACAGTCATGCTAGAGTTCCTAACGTTGCCCATGCTGAGCAATTTAAGACAATACTTAATCAACAGCATCCAAAAATACAATATACTATCGAAtttgaaaatgacaaaaaaacactaaattttCTAGACATAtccataataaataacaaaagtggtaaatatgaatttaaaatacacAGAAAAAATGCAGTTACTAACATTCAAGTTAAGGCAACATCAAACCATGACccacaaattttaaatggaatatTCAAGGGCTTCGTACATAGAGCATTTAATGTATGCAGTCAAAAACATATAGAAAATGAACTGAAATTCCTTATTCAAGTATTTGTCGAAAATGGGTACAAACAATCTAAtctcataaaaatcataaaagaaataaaacgaaAGAACAAAAAATCACTAGTGACTactaaaaacaatgaaaacatCACCAGTACGTATCCAACAATTTCATTACCTTGGGTACCAATATTGTCTCCCAAATTACGTAAGGTGTTTAGGAAGGCAGGATATAAAACGGTCTTTAAATCAAACCTGAACCTAGAAGCAATATTAAcatcaagaaataaatctaaactacAAATGAACAGCCACCCAGGAGTCTACCTTATTAAATGTcattgtaacaaaaagtatataggtgaaacaaaaatgcaaataaaaacacgcaTGCAGCAACACAGAAACAgtacaataggaaataaaacagaacGATCTGCATTAGCTACACACATGAGACATTGTTcacaacaaattaactgggACAGTTGCAGAACTTTAAAAGTTGATgctaaaaagtttgataggaaAATTCGTGAGGCAATCGaaatacagtaccaccaatgtgCCCCTCAACAAAACGGTATCAATTTAGACGAGGGTCAATATGtgtcaacaaaattttgaacGCTATTTATGGCGCACTTACGTCAGAAAAAGATAAAGCCATCCCattgacataaaataaaactgccgttttaaaaataagatacaaaaaaacacaaaaaaaaaacaaaaaacaaacaaacaaaaaaaaaaacctttaaagctgaagacgctggtcacaacaatccagcgaaaatttttttaataaaaataaaaataaatttagtatcgAGAGAAACTCGTAttaattgatgtttataaaataataatttacatactctcatacatgatgtctacatttaagaatatatatatatatatatatatatatatatatatatatatatatatatatatatatatatatatacccgtAAGTGATACTCTAGGTATATATATACCCGTAAGTATATATACTCtatattgtaatttaatattatgaagttattaaataaaatcttaaaaaaaaatactaatatattggtttgttaaatatattgatttgttaCGCATGTTCAGGAAGCTATtaagagagagaaagagagagaggggggggggggtagagAGACCTAATGACGTACCAGCGTGCAAaaatacaacaacaataacaataaattacaagaaaaaatgtGACAAGATTTACGAGAAAATAAAAGCGTAACAAAAAattcagtattttaaaatatatagacTATATGGATAATGTTGATGATTTAGATTTGCATTGTAATGATGTTTTACTCTCTCATAACTTTGCTAAAGGGGTAACTACCGTGAGTAAACAagcaaacaaaacaaacaaacaaaaacaaagcataaactaaaataagaaatggctataattaattaaataaatttaccttCAGAACTtctataatcaataaaaaaaaaacgatcaaaaactgctttttattattttttaaaagtaggtaTTAGTActtgatattaaaatttattatatatcatttgtaGATAAAGTTGCttcagtttattaaataatttaataatgagAGATTTAATATCAAATGTTGGAACTGATTATTTGGTTTTTGCTGTTTCTGGAATATTAGTATTGGTAGTAACATTAATCTACATATTGTGGGTGAGTgattataatgttattatactAAACCACTGTTTTGTCTACTTTCTTCAATCAAGTACTCTAAAACTCCTTGTTGATCTAAAATTATTagatattgttttctttaaaaaaaattctaaaaagttgGTAAAACAAGTTGTACTACTTGTGCAACTCACTCTTGTAGAAACTTATCAATGAATATCTGCTTTTATCTTTCCTGTAGCAAAATAAACTGCCTTACTTTTCCCctaaattaatttatctacAGTTTTACAAAACAGGTAATAGTACATAGTGACCAACTAGAGCTTAATTTTAACCAGGATTTAGCCTAATAAAGTAAAACTGTTATCAGGTTAGTGTAAACAGCTTTATTTAGTTGTAATGAAATATTAAGAAAGTAGcattcaaaaatttacaataaaaattaccaTAACTATTATTACCATTATGGTCACGAACATGATCACCATTATCAATCATCATTAACAATCATCTTCatcaatcatcatcatcatcatcatcatcatcatcatcatcatcatcatcatcatcatcatcatcatcatcatcatcatcatcatcatcatcatcatcatcatcatcatcatcatcatcatcatcatcatcatcatcatcatcatcatcatcatcatcatcatcatcatcatcatcatcatcatcatcatcatcatcatcatcatcatcatcatcatcatcatcatcatcatcatcatcatcatcatcatcatcatcatcatcatcatcatcatcatcatcatcatcatcatcatcatcatcatcatcatcatcatcatcatcatcatcatcatcatcatgtgCTAAGGTTATCTCTCTTTATGAAGCTTGCCACTGTTTTACTCCTGATTCCAGTCTCTACGCtttgtaaatcttttatttcttcttgtatggaatattgttcTTATATTCGGGCTAGTTCTTCTAATAAGACCCTCTCTCTTTTAGAAAAGGC
This window contains:
- the LOC136087054 gene encoding uncharacterized protein LOC136087054; translated protein: MKILETKDYEAVKRITEKARENTFMKSRDRLIKNFKLLQDQRVKRTSYSTIYTKEAVLNLYNTEISEQQKNLLNLGPKFVPTIKSLPYLDIISITESSALKLEYNKKDEAAQTLRREVLRELKLNKNNKNDNLTREQRKALTQLKKDNNIDIYLFDKGMGFVTIPHDKAIKKIQEQIGPTKIINEDPTQSYAMKIKVQLSKLNKKGRFTKDEYQQIYPSDPIPPRMYGVVKAHKPEQSYPMRIVVSTIGTPNYGISNYIVKLIQPILNENPTRLKNSQQFVEKAKSWDISSDEVQVLLDVINLYPSISLKEAAEVLIRLLEVSDNFKKATKLNIKEKKTLIELCLYRPYFLWNNEIHELENSGPIGLSFMVVLPKSFLQHLEKRALNTALKNNPLIDLKSFYRYVDDSHARVPNVAHAEQFKTILNQQHPKIQYTIEFENDKKTLNFLDISIINNKSGKYEFKIHRKNAVTNIQVKATSNHDPQILNGIFKGFVHRAFNVCSQKHIENELKFLIQVFVENGYKQSNLIKIIKEIKRKNKKSLVTTKNNENITSTYPTISLPWVPILSPKLRKVFRKAGYKTVFKSNLNLEAILTSRNKSKLQMNSHPGVYLIKCHCNKKYIGETKMQIKTRMQQHRNSTIGNKTERSALATHMRHCSQQINWDSCRTLKVDAKKFDRKIREAIEIQYHQCAPQQNGINLDEGQYVSTKF